In Solanum lycopersicum chromosome 5, SLM_r2.1, the following are encoded in one genomic region:
- the LOC101264326 gene encoding uncharacterized protein isoform X4: MVNKSDHPVLLKKHQMSEIFQEPKGLESMSAGFSSHNQSCRGNQRKMDEHGGSKVTGIKQIVRLKEFLSKWQHVTLGPKGNGNNCNNNNNNNNNNLGSSLKHGSISPRGISPSISMRLRNYNIYCDSDEESCQSPEPPHGVPRGYLAVYVGPELRRFIIPTSYLSDPLFKLLLEKVEEEFGFDHTGGLTIPCETETFKFLMKCMENHQRDQPSSSLHQHHCGSKLIVE; encoded by the exons ATGGTAAATAAATCTGATCACCCTGTTCTG CTAAAAAAACATCAAATGAGTGAAATATTCCAAGAGCCTAAGGGCTTAGAATCAATGTCAGCTGGATTTTCATCTCATAATCAATCATGTCGCGGTAATCAAAGGAAAATGGATGAACATGGAGGAAGCAAGGTGACAGGCATCAAGCAGATTGTAAGACTAAAAGAGTTTCTGAGTAAATGGCAACATGTTACACTTGGTCCTAAGGGAAATGGTAACAattgcaacaacaacaacaacaacaataataataatcttggATCATCGTTGAAACACGGTAGCATTTCCCCTAGAGGAATATCACCTTCGATTAGTATGAGGTTGAGGAATTACAATATATATTGTGATTCAGATGAAGAGAGTTGTCAAAGTCCAGAGCCACCCCATGGTGTCCCGAGAGGCTATTTGGCTGTTTATGTTGGACCGGAGCTTCGGAGGTTTATAATTCCCACAAGTTATCTTAGTGATCCATTGTTTAAATTATTGCTGGAAAAAGTTGAGGAAGAGTTTGGGTTTGATCATACTGGTGGACTCACTATACCTTGTGAGACTGAGACCTTCAAGTTTCTCATGAAGTGCATGGAAAATCATCAAAGAGATCAACCTTCCTCTTCTCTTCATCAACACCATTGTG GATCTAAGCTTATTGTTGAGTGA
- the LOC101264326 gene encoding uncharacterized protein isoform X1: MVNKSDHPVLLKKHQMSEIFQEPKGLESMSAGFSSHNQSCRGNQRKMDEHGGSKVTGIKQIVRLKEFLSKWQHVTLGPKGNGNNCNNNNNNNNNNLGSSLKHGSISPRGISPSISMRLRNYNIYCDSDEESCQSPEPPHGVPRGYLAVYVGPELRRFIIPTSYLSDPLFKLLLEKVEEEFGFDHTGGLTIPCETETFKFLMKCMENHQRDQPSSSLHQHHCVVLLLVYISIILVGTFSSS, encoded by the exons ATGGTAAATAAATCTGATCACCCTGTTCTG CTAAAAAAACATCAAATGAGTGAAATATTCCAAGAGCCTAAGGGCTTAGAATCAATGTCAGCTGGATTTTCATCTCATAATCAATCATGTCGCGGTAATCAAAGGAAAATGGATGAACATGGAGGAAGCAAGGTGACAGGCATCAAGCAGATTGTAAGACTAAAAGAGTTTCTGAGTAAATGGCAACATGTTACACTTGGTCCTAAGGGAAATGGTAACAattgcaacaacaacaacaacaacaataataataatcttggATCATCGTTGAAACACGGTAGCATTTCCCCTAGAGGAATATCACCTTCGATTAGTATGAGGTTGAGGAATTACAATATATATTGTGATTCAGATGAAGAGAGTTGTCAAAGTCCAGAGCCACCCCATGGTGTCCCGAGAGGCTATTTGGCTGTTTATGTTGGACCGGAGCTTCGGAGGTTTATAATTCCCACAAGTTATCTTAGTGATCCATTGTTTAAATTATTGCTGGAAAAAGTTGAGGAAGAGTTTGGGTTTGATCATACTGGTGGACTCACTATACCTTGTGAGACTGAGACCTTCAAGTTTCTCATGAAGTGCATGGAAAATCATCAAAGAGATCAACCTTCCTCTTCTCTTCATCAACACCATTGTG TAGTGCTACTATTGGTGTATATCTCGATTATTTTGGTAGGTACCTTCAGCAGCTCTTAG
- the LOC101264326 gene encoding uncharacterized protein isoform X3, whose amino-acid sequence MLKKHQMSEIFQEPKGLESMSAGFSSHNQSCRGNQRKMDEHGGSKVTGIKQIVRLKEFLSKWQHVTLGPKGNGNNCNNNNNNNNNNLGSSLKHGSISPRGISPSISMRLRNYNIYCDSDEESCQSPEPPHGVPRGYLAVYVGPELRRFIIPTSYLSDPLFKLLLEKVEEEFGFDHTGGLTIPCETETFKFLMKCMENHQRDQPSSSLHQHHCVVLLLVYISIILVGTFSSS is encoded by the exons ATG CTAAAAAAACATCAAATGAGTGAAATATTCCAAGAGCCTAAGGGCTTAGAATCAATGTCAGCTGGATTTTCATCTCATAATCAATCATGTCGCGGTAATCAAAGGAAAATGGATGAACATGGAGGAAGCAAGGTGACAGGCATCAAGCAGATTGTAAGACTAAAAGAGTTTCTGAGTAAATGGCAACATGTTACACTTGGTCCTAAGGGAAATGGTAACAattgcaacaacaacaacaacaacaataataataatcttggATCATCGTTGAAACACGGTAGCATTTCCCCTAGAGGAATATCACCTTCGATTAGTATGAGGTTGAGGAATTACAATATATATTGTGATTCAGATGAAGAGAGTTGTCAAAGTCCAGAGCCACCCCATGGTGTCCCGAGAGGCTATTTGGCTGTTTATGTTGGACCGGAGCTTCGGAGGTTTATAATTCCCACAAGTTATCTTAGTGATCCATTGTTTAAATTATTGCTGGAAAAAGTTGAGGAAGAGTTTGGGTTTGATCATACTGGTGGACTCACTATACCTTGTGAGACTGAGACCTTCAAGTTTCTCATGAAGTGCATGGAAAATCATCAAAGAGATCAACCTTCCTCTTCTCTTCATCAACACCATTGTG TAGTGCTACTATTGGTGTATATCTCGATTATTTTGGTAGGTACCTTCAGCAGCTCTTAG
- the LOC101264326 gene encoding uncharacterized protein isoform X2, with the protein MVNKSDHPVLLKKHQMSEIFQEPKGLESMSAGFSSHNQSCRGNQRKMDEHGGSKVTGIKQIVRLKEFLSKWQHVTLGPKGNGNNCNNNNNNNNNNLGSSLKHGSISPRGISPSISMRLRNYNIYCDSDEESCQSPEPPHGVPRGYLAVYVGPELRRFIIPTSYLSDPLFKLLLEKVEEEFGFDHTGGLTIPCETETFKFLMKCMENHQRDQPSSSLHQHHCGYGLLKGYFYG; encoded by the exons ATGGTAAATAAATCTGATCACCCTGTTCTG CTAAAAAAACATCAAATGAGTGAAATATTCCAAGAGCCTAAGGGCTTAGAATCAATGTCAGCTGGATTTTCATCTCATAATCAATCATGTCGCGGTAATCAAAGGAAAATGGATGAACATGGAGGAAGCAAGGTGACAGGCATCAAGCAGATTGTAAGACTAAAAGAGTTTCTGAGTAAATGGCAACATGTTACACTTGGTCCTAAGGGAAATGGTAACAattgcaacaacaacaacaacaacaataataataatcttggATCATCGTTGAAACACGGTAGCATTTCCCCTAGAGGAATATCACCTTCGATTAGTATGAGGTTGAGGAATTACAATATATATTGTGATTCAGATGAAGAGAGTTGTCAAAGTCCAGAGCCACCCCATGGTGTCCCGAGAGGCTATTTGGCTGTTTATGTTGGACCGGAGCTTCGGAGGTTTATAATTCCCACAAGTTATCTTAGTGATCCATTGTTTAAATTATTGCTGGAAAAAGTTGAGGAAGAGTTTGGGTTTGATCATACTGGTGGACTCACTATACCTTGTGAGACTGAGACCTTCAAGTTTCTCATGAAGTGCATGGAAAATCATCAAAGAGATCAACCTTCCTCTTCTCTTCATCAACACCATTGTG GTTATGGATTGCTTAAAGGATATTTCTATGGCTAA
- the LOC112941458 gene encoding uncharacterized protein: MKTGLDEITKVPKEKNERDVADKLAIHKNTKAKKMSICCVGPDKYNRISWHDAKGIWGTLQTAHPGTTQVNKSKIDNLKGQYELFRMVEGETIQDMHTKFTTTINEMYSLREIIPNGKAIRNLLSVLPKSWESKVEAITEGCDSDFLVMDQLIENLIAYELEKNQENEIG, from the coding sequence ATGAAGACTGGACTTGATGAAATAACCAAGGTACCAAAAGAAAAGAACGAACGGGATGTAGCGGATAAGCTAGCAATACACAAAAATACCAAAGCCAAGAAGATGTCTATCTGTTGTGTAGGTCCAGATAAGTACAATCGAATCTCGTGGCATGATGCCAAAGGAATATGGGGAACTCTGCAAACTGCTCATCCAGGAACAACCCAGGTAAATAAGTCCAAAATTGATAATCTAAAGGGACAATATGAGTTATTTAGAATGGTGGAAGGTGAAACAATACAAGACATGCATACAAAGTTCACCACAACCATCAATGAAATGTACTCTTTAAGAGAAATAATTCCTAATGGAAAGGCAATAAGAAATCTCTTAAGTGTCCTTCCAAAGTCATGGGAAAGCAAAGTAGAGGCTATCACTGAAGGATGTGACTCAGATTTTCTAGTGATGGATCAACTCATCGAAAATCTCATTGCATATGAGcttgagaaaaatcaagaaaatgaaatcGGATGA